One Owenweeksia hongkongensis DSM 17368 genomic region harbors:
- the pckA gene encoding phosphoenolpyruvate carboxykinase (ATP), translating to MHFTEIKPANAELEKYLIKNADTSWNLAPEDLEKISVDQNMATRSSLGAISVNTGKFTGRSPKDRFIVEDELTKDAVWWGDINIKFDADKFDKLHAKMGDYLSGKKLYVRDVYACADPRYKLKIRVITELPWSNMFAYNMFLRPTEEELKNFEPDWVVINAPGFMADPAVDGTRQENFAILNFGKQMAIVGGTGYTGEIKKGIFSALNFILPHQKDVLSMHCSANVGDAGDTSLFFGLSGTGKTTLSADPNRKLIGDDEHGWAADNTIFNFEGGCYAKVIDLSEEKEPDIYKAIKPGALLENVDFKGDTNEVDFEGSSITENTRVSYPIDHINNIQVPSLAKNPKNIFFLTCDAYGVLPPISKLNPGQAAFHFISGYTAKVAGTEAGITEPQVAFSACFGAPFMPLHPTKYADMLSKKMKDANVNVWLINTGWSGGGYGVGKRMKLGYTRAMITAALNGELNDVEFVNHEVFGLAMPVTCPNVPTEVLNPKNTWENKEEYDKVANDLSKKFNKNFEKFSDYASDEILAGAPLVSEKV from the coding sequence ATGCATTTCACAGAGATCAAACCGGCAAATGCCGAACTAGAGAAGTATCTGATAAAGAATGCCGATACAAGCTGGAACCTAGCCCCTGAGGATCTGGAAAAAATTTCAGTAGATCAAAATATGGCAACCAGATCTAGCCTTGGAGCTATTTCTGTAAACACCGGAAAATTTACCGGACGTTCACCAAAAGATCGCTTTATTGTAGAAGATGAACTTACCAAAGACGCAGTTTGGTGGGGAGACATCAATATCAAATTTGACGCTGACAAATTTGACAAACTACACGCCAAAATGGGTGATTACCTATCTGGCAAAAAACTTTATGTGCGTGATGTTTACGCTTGTGCAGATCCACGTTACAAATTGAAAATCCGTGTAATTACGGAACTTCCTTGGTCAAACATGTTTGCTTATAACATGTTCCTTCGCCCAACTGAGGAAGAATTGAAAAACTTTGAGCCGGACTGGGTTGTTATCAATGCACCTGGTTTTATGGCAGATCCTGCTGTAGACGGCACTCGCCAAGAAAACTTTGCTATCCTAAACTTCGGAAAGCAAATGGCAATTGTAGGAGGAACTGGTTACACCGGTGAAATCAAGAAGGGAATTTTCTCTGCTTTGAACTTCATCCTTCCTCACCAAAAAGACGTTTTGAGCATGCACTGCTCTGCTAACGTTGGTGATGCTGGTGACACTTCTCTTTTCTTCGGATTGAGCGGTACCGGAAAAACCACCCTATCTGCAGATCCAAACCGTAAGCTTATCGGTGACGATGAGCATGGCTGGGCAGCGGACAATACTATCTTCAACTTTGAAGGTGGATGTTACGCCAAGGTAATCGACCTAAGCGAAGAAAAAGAGCCAGACATTTACAAGGCTATTAAGCCAGGTGCTCTTTTAGAAAACGTAGATTTTAAAGGCGATACCAATGAAGTAGATTTTGAAGGTTCAAGCATTACCGAAAACACTCGTGTAAGCTACCCTATCGATCATATTAATAACATTCAGGTTCCTTCTTTGGCAAAAAATCCAAAGAACATTTTCTTCCTTACCTGTGATGCTTACGGAGTATTGCCTCCGATTTCTAAGCTTAATCCAGGGCAAGCTGCTTTCCATTTTATAAGTGGATACACCGCAAAAGTTGCTGGAACCGAAGCTGGAATTACCGAGCCACAAGTAGCATTTTCTGCTTGCTTTGGTGCGCCATTTATGCCTTTGCACCCTACCAAGTATGCTGATATGCTTAGCAAAAAGATGAAGGATGCAAATGTAAATGTATGGTTGATCAACACTGGCTGGTCTGGTGGTGGCTACGGAGTAGGAAAGCGCATGAAGCTTGGCTACACCCGTGCAATGATTACCGCTGCTCTTAATGGCGAGCTTAACGATGTTGAGTTTGTAAACCACGAAGTATTTGGATTGGCAATGCCGGTTACATGTCCTAACGTGCCTACCGAAGTCTTGAATCCTAAAAATACTTGGGAAAACAAAGAAGAGTATGACAAAGTAGCAAATGATCTTTCTAAGAAGTTCAATAAGAACTTTGAGAAATTTTCAGACTATGCTAGCGATGAAATCCTTGCGGGAGCACCTTTAGTTTCCGAAAAAGTGTAG
- a CDS encoding DUF423 domain-containing protein, giving the protein MKKNTIIAWASAFGFVAVILGALGAHALKAQLEPSSLNSFTTGVRYQAWHAIALLAIAMGSFNLRYIKGIVWCWIIGTFCFSGSIYLLSTSSITGIQSSILGPITPLGGLFFIAGWLLIFISAIRPKNLTD; this is encoded by the coding sequence ATGAAAAAAAACACAATTATAGCTTGGGCTTCGGCCTTCGGATTTGTCGCAGTAATACTTGGTGCTCTAGGCGCACATGCACTCAAGGCACAACTAGAACCCAGTAGCTTAAATAGCTTTACAACAGGGGTTCGCTATCAAGCCTGGCACGCCATCGCTTTGCTTGCCATTGCCATGGGAAGTTTTAATCTACGCTATATAAAAGGAATAGTTTGGTGCTGGATAATTGGCACTTTTTGTTTTTCAGGAAGTATTTACCTGCTAAGCACCTCATCCATTACAGGTATCCAATCAAGCATTTTAGGCCCTATCACACCATTGGGAGGCTTGTTTTTTATAGCTGGCTGGCTACTCATTTTCATCTCAGCAATACGCCCGAAAAACCTGACAGATTAA
- a CDS encoding DUF4476 domain-containing protein, translated as MKLQMPLLRILPFLICLTSFAQINIIIEDESKTGFLLGVNGYVQNTERVSLLMIKGLDTVPTQLLVELQPRVYFTKIIDLHEKGNYKYVVTTNSRDELQLRYRGTLSKIPEGILAMEVQRVLAMEQKEPIITASVKSDQAEVVPQVSSPTPAPVIPTKEIVHTKKVDSIATAKPKPVVIKIDTAQNQNKVVAIKPASKPKDTVVIKVNPFDAFITDLSKTEFEFEKLQKSEAYAKNHNFTLEELKQVFNILSYDNSRLTLVRSVKGSFKDVSQMKVLAEELDYEISKAQLEEILES; from the coding sequence ATGAAACTACAAATGCCCCTTCTTAGGATACTCCCTTTTTTAATCTGTCTTACGTCCTTTGCTCAAATCAATATTATTATAGAGGATGAATCAAAAACCGGCTTTTTACTTGGCGTAAATGGCTATGTTCAAAATACTGAACGCGTCTCTTTGTTGATGATTAAAGGACTGGACACAGTTCCAACTCAACTTCTAGTAGAGCTACAACCAAGAGTTTATTTCACCAAAATTATTGATCTACACGAAAAAGGCAATTACAAATATGTAGTGACCACCAATAGCCGTGACGAACTTCAATTGCGCTATCGCGGTACTTTATCTAAAATACCTGAAGGCATTCTGGCGATGGAAGTACAGCGCGTATTAGCTATGGAGCAAAAAGAGCCAATAATCACCGCTTCGGTAAAATCTGACCAAGCAGAAGTAGTTCCTCAGGTTAGCAGCCCCACTCCCGCACCAGTTATTCCTACCAAGGAAATTGTACATACCAAGAAAGTTGACAGCATTGCTACCGCCAAGCCTAAGCCTGTGGTTATAAAAATTGATACTGCACAAAATCAAAACAAGGTTGTAGCTATAAAACCTGCTTCTAAGCCAAAGGATACTGTTGTTATAAAAGTAAATCCATTTGATGCCTTTATCACAGATTTGTCAAAAACTGAATTTGAGTTTGAAAAACTTCAGAAAAGTGAAGCTTACGCTAAAAATCACAACTTCACCTTAGAAGAATTGAAACAGGTTTTCAACATTTTGAGTTATGATAATAGCCGATTGACTTTAGTCCGTTCTGTAAAAGGAAGTTTTAAAGATGTGTCTCAAATGAAAGTATTGGCCGAGGAATTGGATTATGAAATCAGCAAAGCACAGCTTGAAGAAATTTTAGAATCATGA
- a CDS encoding saccharopine dehydrogenase family protein, with protein MKKILVIGAGRSTYSLIKYLKQHSDNEGWKITIADFNLEWAQEKAGDHPNTSAVKLDVKDDEERKALIRDVDLVISMLPASMHVSVAKDCIAYKKNMVTASYISPEMEALDEDAKKAGVVMINEIGVDPGIDHLSAMKVLDEIREKGGKMLAFESFTGGLVAPESDNNPWNYKFTWNPRNVVLAGAGGAVKFIQEGQYKYIPYHQLFRRIEFMEIGEYGRFEGYANRDSLRYRKVYGLENIPTIYRGTLRRPGFSRAWDVFVKLGMTDDSYVLEDSENMTFRDFTNTFLAYNQHDSVELKLMHYLNIPQDSVLMDKLTWLGIFEKTKVGIKNATPAQVLQHILEQKWTMDPDDHDMIVMYHKFGYELNGEKHMIESSMVSIGRNSKETAMARTVGLPVAIAAKNILNGNITTPGVQIPITKEIYTPMLEELAEHEIIFTERELEYAGY; from the coding sequence ATGAAAAAGATACTTGTAATAGGAGCAGGTCGCTCCACATATAGCCTGATTAAGTATTTAAAGCAACATTCGGATAATGAAGGCTGGAAAATTACCATTGCAGATTTTAATTTGGAATGGGCACAAGAAAAAGCCGGAGATCATCCAAATACATCTGCTGTAAAGCTGGATGTGAAGGATGATGAAGAGCGAAAAGCCTTGATCAGGGATGTGGATTTGGTAATCAGTATGCTCCCTGCAAGTATGCATGTAAGTGTAGCCAAAGATTGTATTGCCTACAAGAAAAACATGGTTACGGCATCCTATATTTCACCTGAAATGGAGGCTTTGGATGAAGATGCCAAAAAGGCTGGAGTGGTGATGATTAATGAAATTGGCGTTGATCCGGGCATTGATCACCTAAGCGCTATGAAAGTGCTGGACGAAATCAGGGAGAAAGGTGGGAAGATGTTGGCTTTCGAAAGTTTTACGGGTGGGCTGGTTGCCCCTGAAAGTGATAACAACCCCTGGAACTATAAATTTACATGGAACCCAAGAAACGTGGTGCTAGCCGGAGCTGGTGGAGCGGTAAAGTTTATTCAGGAAGGGCAGTATAAATACATTCCTTATCATCAGCTTTTTAGGAGAATTGAATTTATGGAAATCGGAGAGTATGGCCGTTTTGAAGGTTATGCCAATCGCGATTCATTGCGTTATAGGAAGGTGTATGGCTTAGAAAATATTCCAACTATTTATAGAGGAACACTTCGTAGACCAGGCTTTTCAAGAGCTTGGGATGTGTTTGTGAAGTTGGGAATGACCGATGATAGCTATGTGTTGGAAGATTCAGAAAACATGACCTTTCGTGATTTCACAAATACTTTTTTGGCCTATAATCAGCATGATTCAGTTGAGCTGAAATTGATGCACTATCTTAATATTCCGCAGGATTCCGTGCTGATGGATAAGCTTACTTGGCTGGGTATTTTTGAAAAGACCAAGGTGGGAATTAAGAATGCCACACCAGCCCAGGTTTTACAACATATATTGGAACAAAAGTGGACCATGGATCCTGATGACCATGACATGATAGTGATGTATCACAAATTTGGCTACGAGCTAAATGGTGAAAAACACATGATAGAATCATCAATGGTGAGTATAGGTAGAAATAGTAAAGAAACAGCAATGGCTCGAACAGTCGGGCTTCCTGTGGCTATTGCTGCCAAAAACATCCTTAACGGAAATATTACCACTCCCGGGGTTCAAATTCCGATTACCAAAGAAATATACACTCCAATGCTAGAGGAGCTAGCGGAACATGAAATTATATTCACTGAAAGGGAATTGGAGTACGCAGGTTATTAA
- a CDS encoding LNS2 domain-containing protein produces the protein MENKKTPKLVETKIDGKHVSPILPDEVKNYLIDIDGTICDDIPNEEPERMATAELYPDALETLNKWYDDGHIITFFTSRTEEHREVTENWLKRNNFKYHGLLMGKPRGGNYHWIDNHIVRATRYTGKFTELTLKQADVQVFEE, from the coding sequence ATGGAAAACAAAAAAACTCCCAAACTTGTAGAAACTAAAATTGATGGAAAGCACGTCAGCCCTATTCTACCGGATGAAGTAAAAAATTACTTAATAGACATTGACGGTACCATTTGTGATGACATTCCCAATGAAGAACCTGAGCGAATGGCTACAGCCGAGTTATACCCTGATGCCTTGGAAACGCTGAACAAGTGGTATGACGATGGACATATCATCACCTTTTTTACATCTCGCACAGAAGAACATCGCGAGGTAACGGAAAACTGGCTTAAAAGAAACAATTTTAAATATCACGGACTACTGATGGGCAAACCACGTGGTGGCAATTATCATTGGATAGATAACCACATTGTGCGTGCCACACGCTACACTGGTAAGTTTACAGAGCTGACCCTAAAGCAAGCGGATGTACAAGTCTTTGAGGAGTAA
- a CDS encoding tRNA1(Val) (adenine(37)-N6)-methyltransferase: MNLDFHLMRPITPFSFKQFSISHDKCAHKVGTDGVLLGAWSNAKNAKYILDIGTGSGLIALMLAQRFPKSTVTGIELHKPSFLQASENASTSPFTERLNMINGDFLHFAFAEKYDLIVSNPPFYKGNTSSGKSERDRARHEEYLPQPAFLAKAAELLSPKGRLAVILPNEEGELFIKEAQRQGLYLIRLTRIFGSPNAPEKRWLLELSFENLSIQENHLTIRDESGSRSEEYQILTKDFYL, translated from the coding sequence TTGAATTTAGATTTTCACCTGATGCGTCCCATCACTCCATTTAGTTTTAAGCAATTTTCTATTTCACATGATAAGTGTGCCCACAAAGTAGGTACTGATGGTGTTCTACTAGGCGCATGGTCAAATGCTAAAAATGCTAAGTACATTTTGGACATTGGTACAGGCAGCGGATTGATTGCTCTTATGCTTGCTCAAAGATTTCCAAAATCTACCGTAACAGGCATTGAGCTACATAAACCATCTTTTCTTCAAGCTTCAGAAAATGCCTCCACATCACCTTTTACCGAAAGGCTAAATATGATAAATGGTGATTTTCTCCATTTCGCTTTCGCGGAAAAATACGATCTCATAGTAAGCAATCCCCCGTTTTATAAAGGAAATACCTCTTCAGGGAAAAGTGAACGCGACCGCGCTCGCCATGAAGAATATTTGCCACAACCCGCCTTTTTGGCGAAAGCCGCAGAACTGCTAAGCCCTAAAGGAAGACTAGCGGTAATACTCCCAAACGAAGAAGGCGAGTTATTTATTAAAGAAGCACAACGTCAAGGTCTATACCTCATCAGATTAACCCGAATTTTTGGATCACCCAATGCTCCTGAAAAAAGGTGGCTCTTAGAGCTTTCATTTGAAAACCTTTCCATTCAGGAAAATCACCTTACGATAAGGGATGAAAGTGGAAGCCGAAGTGAGGAGTATCAAATCTTGACAAAAGATTTCTACTTGTAG
- the rimM gene encoding ribosome maturation factor RimM (Essential for efficient processing of 16S rRNA) — protein MRKEDCYQLGHISRLHGYKGEVVAFFDTDQPQNYYELESVFVDIRGELVPFFIEESATNSKGHFILRFEDVTPEEAERMIGYELYLPLTFLPALDGKKFYFHEVVGFTMIDAEVGEFGTCQEVMDSSAQPLFKVLDGDKEILIPAVDDFIDRIDRDKKKIHLNCPPGLIELYRSGE, from the coding sequence TTGCGTAAAGAAGATTGCTATCAGCTTGGCCATATAAGTCGCCTTCACGGTTACAAGGGTGAAGTAGTTGCTTTTTTCGATACAGATCAACCTCAAAATTATTACGAATTGGAATCAGTTTTCGTGGACATCCGCGGTGAACTGGTTCCTTTTTTTATTGAAGAATCTGCCACCAATTCCAAAGGGCATTTTATTCTTAGGTTTGAAGATGTGACTCCCGAGGAAGCCGAGCGCATGATTGGTTACGAGCTATACTTACCCCTAACTTTCCTTCCTGCCCTTGACGGGAAAAAGTTTTACTTCCACGAAGTAGTTGGCTTTACGATGATAGATGCAGAAGTTGGTGAATTTGGCACTTGCCAGGAAGTAATGGACAGCAGCGCTCAGCCGCTATTTAAGGTATTGGATGGCGACAAGGAAATTCTAATTCCTGCAGTGGATGATTTTATCGATCGAATTGATCGTGACAAAAAAAAGATTCATCTGAATTGCCCTCCAGGGTTGATTGAGCTTTATCGCAGCGGAGAATAA
- a CDS encoding 30S ribosomal protein S16 produces the protein MATRIRLQRHGRKSRPIFHIVVADSRAKRDGKYIERLGLYNPNTNPATIDINFDTTLDWVLKGAQPSDTARAILKYKGVMMKKHLLDGVKKGAFDEAEAEKRFDAWMEEKASKIEGKKEGLTKAQADAKAKALEAEAEVSKARAAAIAEANAPEVEEAPAEEGEVEAAAEEAPADDENKGE, from the coding sequence ATGGCAACAAGAATTAGATTGCAGCGTCATGGCCGTAAAAGCCGCCCTATCTTTCACATCGTAGTAGCTGACAGCCGCGCTAAGCGTGACGGTAAGTACATTGAGCGTTTAGGATTGTACAATCCAAACACCAATCCTGCTACCATCGACATCAACTTTGACACCACCCTTGATTGGGTACTAAAAGGAGCTCAGCCTAGCGATACTGCTCGTGCTATTCTTAAGTACAAAGGAGTAATGATGAAGAAACACCTACTTGATGGTGTAAAGAAAGGAGCTTTTGACGAGGCTGAAGCCGAAAAAAGATTTGACGCCTGGATGGAAGAAAAAGCTTCTAAAATCGAAGGTAAAAAAGAAGGTCTTACTAAGGCTCAGGCAGATGCCAAAGCTAAAGCATTAGAAGCTGAAGCTGAAGTTTCTAAAGCACGTGCTGCTGCTATCGCAGAAGCAAATGCTCCAGAAGTGGAAGAAGCTCCAGCAGAAGAAGGAGAGGTAGAAGCAGCTGCTGAAGAAGCGCCTGCGGATGATGAAAACAAAGGAGAATAA
- a CDS encoding YncE family protein, with protein MKNLITIAFAVFGLLACDRDIIGPQETNPKPKPVLEGKHVFVVDEGNFGSGNASVTAYNPSEEDVQYNVYSGFNDDVPLGDVLQDMQQYNGRYYLVLNNSGKVTVVDTTTWKNVGDIDGLINPRYISFYKNRAFVTELYAKKLWVLNLDQMKVEQEIVMPESGFHTIAWNDRIWVGSKQYLVSLNPETLEKDSTYTLRKNVERMVVDSKNRMWVLTTENPAHLYRFSQNGDIELDWTFGNNENPLYLEINSNEQDLYFVMGTSVYRQSVDALNLSPQKILDFSGQNIYGFNVNPVTGELYLADALDYNQASDIYRYSATGQLIDQFKSGVIANGFLFN; from the coding sequence ATGAAAAATTTGATTACAATAGCATTTGCAGTTTTTGGTCTTTTAGCCTGTGATCGGGACATTATCGGCCCGCAGGAAACCAACCCAAAACCAAAGCCAGTACTGGAAGGAAAACATGTTTTTGTGGTAGATGAAGGTAATTTTGGAAGTGGAAATGCAAGCGTTACTGCTTACAATCCATCAGAAGAAGATGTTCAATATAATGTATACTCAGGCTTTAATGATGATGTACCTCTTGGCGATGTACTTCAGGATATGCAGCAATATAATGGCCGGTACTATTTGGTATTAAATAATTCGGGAAAGGTAACTGTGGTGGACACTACCACTTGGAAAAATGTTGGTGATATTGACGGCTTGATCAACCCACGCTACATTTCATTTTATAAAAATCGGGCTTTTGTTACAGAGCTTTATGCCAAAAAGCTCTGGGTATTAAACTTAGACCAAATGAAAGTGGAGCAAGAAATAGTCATGCCTGAAAGTGGATTCCATACTATAGCCTGGAATGATAGGATTTGGGTAGGCAGCAAGCAATACCTAGTGAGCCTGAACCCCGAAACACTAGAAAAAGATAGCACTTACACTTTGCGTAAAAACGTAGAACGTATGGTGGTAGATAGCAAAAATCGTATGTGGGTACTCACCACAGAAAACCCTGCGCATTTGTATCGATTTAGTCAAAATGGAGATATAGAGCTTGACTGGACTTTTGGAAATAATGAAAACCCATTATATCTGGAAATCAATTCTAATGAACAAGATCTATATTTTGTCATGGGAACTTCAGTTTACCGCCAGAGCGTGGATGCACTAAACTTATCCCCACAGAAAATACTCGATTTTTCAGGTCAGAACATCTACGGTTTTAACGTAAACCCAGTGACAGGAGAGCTCTATCTGGCTGATGCCCTGGATTACAACCAAGCTTCGGATATCTACCGATATTCAGCAACTGGTCAGCTTATTGATCAGTTTAAATCAGGAGTAATTGCAAATGGTTTCCTATTCAATTAA
- a CDS encoding TonB-dependent receptor plug domain-containing protein: MTGPLVGQIKDTLQLNEAQVTEFLVKADNTFKEERISADSLAQIGRLTLGEALRDNTGIFVKSYGGNGVATLSFRGTGASHTKVYWNNLDIGSPMLGLADLSTIPVNAFDELNIQYGFASLSDGSGALGGSLRLDNTANFQAGNNIQLQQMAGSFDRYQTNLTLNLGTNKFRSETQLYFYTADNDFTYQDITQADRPERVMQNSAYQQQGAIQNFYYRLSSKKILSLKAWYNHVDRELPPTIIGNMDTKDRLEDYSFSAVAEYNQEATKWNLKVNSGLVKADNIFINGGSLEKDNNRFVSWQNNLRYKYRFSNKVETESGISYRYDVANSEKYEGQETRNHSSIFSSWKYHFSKNGSLNLMLREELINDTFSPLIGSIGAHQKIGTKSKVRVNIARNYRYPTLNDFYWDPGGNPDLKPEQSWNLEAGYDYMIFNSDESRNHQKVAATGFYNLVDDWIQWVPEANYTTPVNLKKVENAGVEIETSGSLKFGNWRLSNRMSYSYTHSTTVEVYSNDDANGQLPYVPFHKVSGGLSLQLKKWELRYSQNYTSRYYTTAGNDIYMPSYTVANLSLLHKNLIKSKKHQLSGAFTVFNIFNYPYQVLPYRPEPGINFSVRLNYQLGL, translated from the coding sequence TTGACTGGACCTTTAGTGGGACAAATAAAAGATACCCTGCAATTGAACGAAGCCCAGGTCACTGAATTTCTGGTGAAAGCTGATAATACCTTTAAAGAAGAACGCATTTCGGCAGATAGCCTGGCCCAAATTGGAAGATTAACCTTGGGTGAAGCTCTGCGCGACAACACCGGAATCTTCGTTAAATCCTACGGAGGTAATGGTGTAGCTACACTTTCCTTTCGAGGAACAGGGGCTTCTCACACCAAAGTTTATTGGAACAACCTTGACATTGGTTCACCTATGCTAGGGCTGGCCGATCTTTCTACCATTCCTGTAAATGCCTTTGATGAACTTAATATACAATATGGTTTTGCTAGTTTGAGTGACGGCTCAGGAGCTTTAGGCGGAAGCCTACGATTGGATAATACTGCCAACTTTCAGGCCGGAAACAATATTCAGCTACAGCAAATGGCCGGCAGTTTTGATCGGTACCAAACCAACCTAACGCTAAATTTAGGGACAAACAAATTCAGAAGTGAAACCCAGCTATATTTCTACACGGCTGATAATGATTTCACATATCAAGACATTACCCAAGCTGATCGCCCTGAGCGAGTGATGCAAAACTCAGCCTATCAGCAGCAAGGAGCCATTCAGAATTTCTACTATCGCCTTTCCAGCAAAAAGATTCTTTCGCTAAAAGCGTGGTACAACCATGTGGACAGAGAATTACCTCCCACCATCATTGGTAATATGGATACTAAAGATAGGTTGGAAGACTACAGTTTTTCGGCTGTAGCCGAATATAATCAGGAGGCTACAAAATGGAACCTGAAAGTAAACTCAGGACTTGTAAAAGCAGACAACATTTTTATAAACGGAGGAAGCCTGGAAAAAGATAATAATCGCTTTGTTTCATGGCAAAATAATCTGCGGTACAAGTATCGATTTTCCAATAAAGTTGAAACTGAAAGTGGAATTAGCTACCGCTATGATGTGGCTAATTCAGAAAAGTATGAAGGCCAGGAAACCCGAAATCATTCTAGTATCTTTAGTAGCTGGAAGTACCATTTTTCCAAAAATGGAAGTCTAAACCTAATGCTTCGTGAAGAATTAATCAATGATACTTTTTCACCATTGATTGGCTCAATCGGAGCACATCAAAAGATCGGTACCAAAAGTAAAGTGCGTGTGAATATTGCTCGCAACTACCGCTACCCCACCCTCAACGATTTTTATTGGGACCCTGGTGGCAATCCAGATTTGAAACCCGAACAAAGCTGGAATCTTGAGGCAGGTTATGACTATATGATTTTTAATTCTGACGAAAGTCGCAACCATCAAAAAGTAGCGGCAACAGGCTTTTACAACCTTGTTGATGATTGGATTCAATGGGTGCCTGAGGCCAATTACACCACTCCTGTAAATCTCAAAAAAGTAGAAAATGCAGGTGTGGAAATAGAAACTAGTGGCAGTTTAAAATTTGGAAATTGGCGATTGAGTAATAGAATGAGTTATTCCTATACGCACTCCACCACGGTAGAAGTTTACTCAAACGATGATGCCAATGGGCAATTGCCCTACGTTCCGTTTCACAAAGTTTCGGGGGGGCTTTCGCTACAGCTAAAAAAATGGGAATTGCGCTACTCACAAAACTATACCAGCCGCTACTACACCACAGCCGGCAATGATATATATATGCCCTCTTATACTGTAGCTAATTTGAGTTTGTTACATAAAAATTTAATTAAAAGTAAAAAGCACCAACTTAGTGGAGCTTTTACGGTTTTCAACATATTCAATTATCCTTATCAGGTACTACCTTACCGCCCTGAGCCAGGTATTAATTTTAGTGTACGACTAAACTACCAACTCGGCCTATGA
- a CDS encoding T9SS type A sorting domain-containing protein — MPGFLWSQATGPYAPAAGIAGSTAIHKDSSIVQSWANNCTLVRGYLDIANKSLGLASHGDSSAAFGKANTDAISLGDSGYAQITFNPALSDQSGPELAIFENSFSDTYLELAFVEVSSDGVNFVRFPANSLTQITQQVGGFGNIHPTDIHNLAGKYRAEFGTPFDFSDLKDSTSVNIQAITHLRIVDAIGTIAPQHATRDAQGNIINEPYPTNFPSGGFDLDAVAVLNPSSGIGLSEEPLAKKLFYPNPSIGTIQLHPEVDHISVYNTNGQAIFTKFVNDQHLDLTTFQSGMYLLQLKLKSGNTVSRKLILK, encoded by the coding sequence GTGCCTGGCTTCTTGTGGAGCCAGGCTACTGGTCCTTATGCACCAGCAGCTGGAATAGCCGGAAGCACTGCTATTCACAAAGACTCATCTATTGTTCAGTCTTGGGCTAACAATTGCACACTGGTTCGTGGCTATTTGGATATTGCTAATAAAAGCCTTGGATTAGCCAGTCATGGCGATTCATCAGCTGCTTTTGGCAAAGCTAATACAGACGCGATAAGCCTTGGAGACAGTGGCTATGCGCAAATTACTTTTAATCCAGCATTATCTGATCAATCTGGCCCTGAGTTAGCCATCTTTGAAAACTCTTTTAGCGACACTTATCTAGAGCTGGCCTTCGTGGAAGTTAGCAGCGATGGAGTGAATTTTGTCCGTTTTCCGGCAAATAGCCTTACACAGATTACCCAACAGGTTGGCGGTTTTGGAAATATTCATCCAACCGATATACACAACCTTGCCGGAAAATATCGCGCAGAGTTCGGTACACCATTCGATTTTTCAGATTTAAAAGATTCCACTTCCGTTAATATTCAAGCCATTACACACCTTAGAATTGTAGATGCTATTGGAACCATTGCCCCACAGCACGCCACACGCGATGCTCAAGGAAATATTATAAATGAGCCCTACCCTACAAATTTTCCTTCTGGTGGTTTTGACTTGGATGCCGTTGCTGTTTTGAATCCCTCTTCAGGCATTGGCCTTTCAGAAGAACCTCTTGCAAAAAAACTTTTCTACCCAAACCCATCAATTGGAACGATTCAACTACACCCAGAAGTTGATCACATTTCTGTTTACAACACTAATGGTCAAGCAATTTTTACAAAATTTGTAAATGACCAACACCTTGATTTGACAACATTCCAAAGTGGTATGTATTTGCTTCAGCTCAAACTAAAAAGTGGAAATACAGTTTCTCGAAAGCTAATCCTGAAATGA